A single genomic interval of Sander lucioperca isolate FBNREF2018 chromosome 9, SLUC_FBN_1.2, whole genome shotgun sequence harbors:
- the LOC116056373 gene encoding cytochrome P450 7B1-like: MSALMLLLLGLLSLFVFFCLLCGRKRRDGEPPLITGWIPFFGKALEFGQDAHKFLEKHKKKYGDVFTVHLAGKYMTFIMDPLLYPSIIKHGRQLDFQEFAGKVAPITFGYPFVVPALQEQIHRSFKLLQGDNLSTLTESMMGNLMLVLRQDHMGERSGWRSGSMYDFCNSVMFEATFLTMYGRPAAGCRHSGMRALRDDFVRFDNMFPLLIAGIPVWLLGRTKAIRDKLIGYFLPHRMSCWSNTSEFIRMRSGLFEQYDALRDVDKAAHHFAILWASVGNTIPATFWAMYYLVSHPAALQRVRQEIHDVLRLDGVEFSSDTDLMLDREQLEKLVYLESAINESLRLSSASMNIRVAQEDFSLRLDAERSLGVRKGDFIALYPQSMHMDPDIYDQPQSFRVDRYIQDGRLKTDFYKDGRKLKYYLMPFGSGSSMCPGRYFAVNEIKQFLCLLLLYFDLQLEEDQSQATQDLGRAGLGVMLPAADVRFRYKLHMVGPLTVGPHTVGPLTV, translated from the exons AAGGGACGGTGAACCTCCGCTCATTACAGGCTGGATTCCTTTCTTTGGAAAGGCTCTGGAGTTTGGACAAGATGCCCACAaatttctggagaaacacaAGAAGAAGTATGGAGACGTTTTCACAGTTCACTTAGCAG GTAAATACATGACGTTCATCATGGACCCGTTACTGTATCCAAGCATCATCAAACACGGCCGCCAGCTGGACTTCCAAGAGTTCGCCGGCAAGGTGGCACCCATCACCTTCGGCTACCCCTTCGTGGTCCCGGCCCTGCAGGAGCAGATCCACCGCTCCTTCAAACTGCTCCAGGGAGACAACTTGTCGACGCTGACAGAGAGCATGATGGGTAACCTCATGCTGGTGTTGCGCCAGGATCACATGGGCGAGCGCAGCGGCTGGCGCAGTGGAAGCATGTACGACTTCTGCAACTCGGTGATGTTCGAGGCTACCTTCCTCACCATGTACGGACGGCCAGCGGCCGGGTGTCGCCATAGCGGCATGCGCGCGCTGCGGGACGACTTCGTCCGCTTCGACAACATGTTCCCGCTGCTCATCGCCGGGATCCCCGTCTGGCTGCTGGGACGCACCAAGGCCATCCGCGACAAGCTGATTGGCTACTTTCTGCCGCACAGGATGTCGTGTTGGTCCAACACGTCGGAGTTCATCAGGATGCGTTCGGGGCTGTTTGAGCAGTATGACGCGCTGAGGGACGTTGATAAAGCAG CGCATCACTTTGCCATCCTGTGGGCGTCTGTGGGGAACACCATCCCCGCCACCTTCTGGGCCATGTACTACCTGGTGAGCCACCCAGCGGCGCTGCAGCGCGTCCGCCAGGAGATCCACGACGTCCTGAGACTAGACGGCGTCGAGTTCAGCAGCGACACGGACCTGATGCTCGACAGGGAGCAGCTGGAGAAGCTCGTTTATCTCG AGAGCGCCATCAACGAGAGTCTCCGTCTGTCCTCGGCCTCCATGAACATCCGCGTTGCTCAGGAGGACTTCAGTCTGCGGCTGGATGCCGAGCGCTCGCTGGGCGTCAGGAAGGGAGACTTCATCGCCCTGTACCCCCAGAGTATGCACATGGACCCTGACATCTACGACCAGCCGCAG TCGTTCCGAGTGGACCGCTACATTCAGGACGGCCGACTGAAGACGGACTTCTACAAAGACGGACGGAAGCTCAAGTATTACCTGATGCCGTTCGGCTCCGGTTCCTCCATGTGTCCCGGGCGATACTTCGCCGTCAACGAGATCAAACAGTTCCtgtgtctgctgctgctctACTTCGATCTGCAGCTGGAGGAGGATCAGAGCCAAGCCACGCAGGAcctgggccgggccgggctgggGGTCATGCTGCCCGCCGCCGACGTTCGCTTCCGCTACAAACTGCACATGGTCGGACCGCTCACGGTCGGACCGCACACGGTCGGACCGCTCACGGTCTGa